In Parasphingorhabdus halotolerans, a single window of DNA contains:
- the thiE gene encoding thiamine phosphate synthase, giving the protein MNETLSCQLYLISPLNVGGDFPLRLTEALGTGDVAAFQFRVKDADPEEAARLAEPLQAICKDHDVAFVVNDDVALAKNLGADGVHLGQGDTSLRSARAELGKDVQIGITCHDSRHLAMEAGEGGANYVAFGAFFPSQTKETIYQPEPEILKWWSTLMEIPCVAIGGVTPENCKPLVAAGADFLAVSSAVWNDNDGPASVIEKFQAAIGSV; this is encoded by the coding sequence GTGAACGAGACACTATCCTGCCAGCTTTATTTGATATCGCCGCTCAATGTGGGTGGTGACTTTCCGCTGCGGTTGACGGAAGCGCTGGGCACAGGCGATGTCGCAGCCTTCCAGTTCCGGGTAAAGGATGCTGATCCGGAAGAAGCCGCTCGCCTTGCAGAACCGTTGCAGGCAATTTGCAAGGATCATGATGTGGCTTTTGTCGTGAACGACGATGTCGCATTGGCGAAGAATCTAGGCGCTGATGGCGTTCATCTGGGCCAGGGTGATACCAGCTTGCGCAGTGCGCGCGCCGAGCTTGGAAAGGATGTTCAAATCGGCATAACATGCCATGACAGCCGACATCTGGCGATGGAGGCAGGTGAGGGCGGCGCAAACTATGTTGCGTTCGGAGCATTTTTCCCATCCCAGACGAAAGAGACAATTTACCAGCCGGAACCAGAAATTCTTAAGTGGTGGTCGACACTGATGGAAATTCCATGCGTAGCGATTGGCGGGGTAACACCAGAAAATTGCAAGCCGCTAGTCGCTGCTGGTGCCGATTTTCTGGCCGTGAGCAGTGCCGTGTGGAATGACAATGATGGGCCTGCCAGCGTGATCGAGAAATTTCAGGCCGCTATCGGCAGTGTTTGA
- the efp gene encoding elongation factor P has protein sequence MKISGVDIRPGNILDYENGLWKVAKIQHTQPGKGGAYMQVEMKNLVDGRKTNIRFRSADTVEKVRLDTKTFQYLFADGDMLTFMDKENYEQITLPADLLGDAVEFLQDGMDVQLELYEEKPISVALPDQIEAEIVEADAVVKGQTASSSYKPAVLDNGVRVMVPPFISAGTRIIVDVYAREYVGKAN, from the coding sequence ATGAAGATCAGCGGCGTAGATATTCGGCCCGGCAATATACTGGATTACGAAAATGGCCTGTGGAAGGTCGCCAAGATCCAGCATACCCAGCCCGGTAAAGGTGGCGCTTATATGCAGGTTGAAATGAAGAACCTGGTTGATGGACGCAAGACCAATATTCGTTTCCGTTCGGCCGATACGGTAGAAAAAGTGCGGCTGGACACCAAGACGTTCCAGTATCTCTTTGCTGACGGCGATATGCTGACGTTCATGGACAAGGAAAATTACGAACAGATTACCTTGCCAGCGGATTTGCTGGGTGATGCGGTTGAGTTTTTGCAGGATGGCATGGATGTCCAGCTTGAGCTTTATGAAGAAAAGCCGATTTCCGTTGCTCTGCCGGACCAGATTGAAGCCGAAATTGTTGAGGCTGATGCAGTCGTAAAGGGCCAAACGGCTTCTTCCAGCTATAAGCCTGCGGTGCTTGACAATGGTGTTCGCGTTATGGTGCCGCCATTTATTTCGGCTGGCACGCGGATTATTGTCGATGTCTATGCGCGGGAATATGTCGGTAAGGCAAACTAG
- a CDS encoding inositol monophosphatase family protein, with translation MPAHSALITVMERAARMAGSRLRRDFGEVEHLQVSKKGPADFVSKADMRSERILYDELMKVRPGWGFVLEEGGMIEGEEGKPRWIVDPLDGTTNFLHGIPHFAISIAVQERSFDGQGWGKITSGLIYEPVSDQTWWAEMDKGAYLGDKRLRVSARRDLSEALLATGIPFKGHGDLSEWARIFGALAPQVAGIRRNGAASLDLAWLAAGRYDGFWEADLKVWDVAAGILMVREAGGFVTDYTGGDQPIGQQEILAANEALHSKLHRILAKSLL, from the coding sequence ATGCCAGCACATTCCGCCCTTATCACTGTTATGGAGCGCGCCGCGCGTATGGCGGGCTCTCGGCTGCGCCGGGACTTTGGCGAGGTGGAGCATCTCCAGGTCTCCAAAAAAGGGCCGGCTGATTTTGTCTCCAAGGCAGATATGCGGTCCGAGCGGATACTTTATGACGAACTGATGAAAGTGCGTCCCGGCTGGGGCTTTGTGCTTGAAGAAGGCGGCATGATCGAGGGCGAAGAGGGAAAGCCACGCTGGATCGTCGATCCGCTTGATGGCACGACCAATTTCCTCCACGGCATTCCGCATTTCGCCATTTCGATTGCCGTGCAGGAGCGTTCGTTTGACGGGCAAGGTTGGGGCAAGATTACCAGCGGCCTGATTTATGAGCCCGTATCTGACCAGACATGGTGGGCGGAAATGGACAAAGGCGCATATCTGGGGGACAAAAGGCTGCGCGTTTCGGCGCGCCGTGATTTATCCGAGGCATTGCTGGCAACCGGCATTCCTTTCAAAGGCCATGGCGACCTGAGTGAATGGGCGCGGATATTTGGAGCGCTTGCGCCGCAGGTTGCGGGCATTCGCCGCAATGGTGCGGCATCACTGGATCTCGCCTGGCTTGCTGCTGGTCGATATGACGGCTTCTGGGAAGCGGACTTGAAAGTTTGGGATGTTGCCGCAGGTATCTTGATGGTGCGCGAAGCTGGCGGTTTTGTAACCGATTATACCGGAGGCGATCAACCGATCGGGCAGCAGGAAATTCTGGCGGCCAATGAAGCTTTGCATAGCAAGTTGCACCGGATATTGGCCAAGTCGCTGCTATAA
- a CDS encoding NADH-quinone oxidoreductase subunit A: MVDLSEYAPILLFLAVALGLSSLFVFLPMGVSRLTGTHNPDAEKLSEYECGFPAFEDSRSQFDVRFYLVAILFIIFDLEAAFLFPWAVSLEQIGWAGWITMMIFLFELVIGLIYAWKKGALDWE; encoded by the coding sequence GTGGTCGATCTTTCCGAATATGCGCCGATACTGCTATTTCTGGCAGTCGCTCTAGGCTTGTCATCGCTCTTCGTGTTTTTGCCGATGGGCGTTTCGCGGCTCACCGGCACACATAATCCCGATGCCGAGAAGCTATCGGAATATGAATGCGGTTTTCCTGCTTTTGAAGACAGTCGCAGCCAGTTTGACGTGCGATTTTATCTGGTCGCCATTCTTTTCATCATTTTTGATCTGGAGGCCGCATTTCTGTTTCCATGGGCGGTTTCGCTGGAGCAAATCGGCTGGGCGGGTTGGATTACAATGATGATTTTCCTGTTTGAACTGGTTATCGGCCTGATTTACGCATGGAAAAAAGGAGCGTTAGATTGGGAGTAG
- a CDS encoding NuoB/complex I 20 kDa subunit family protein, whose protein sequence is MTAPDDAFFKDLNTEVNDKGYLVTTTEDLFTWARTGSLWWMSFGLACCAVEMIHVNMPRYDMERFGAAPRASPRQSDVMIVAGTLCNKMAPALRKVYDQMSDPKYVISMGSCANGGGYYHYSYSVVRGCDRIVPVDIYIPGCPPTAEALLYGIMQLQRKIRRIGTLER, encoded by the coding sequence ATGACAGCTCCTGATGATGCGTTCTTCAAAGACTTGAATACCGAAGTGAATGACAAGGGCTATCTTGTCACGACTACCGAAGATTTGTTCACATGGGCACGTACCGGGTCTCTATGGTGGATGAGCTTCGGCCTCGCTTGTTGCGCCGTCGAGATGATCCACGTCAATATGCCGCGCTATGATATGGAGCGGTTCGGCGCCGCACCGCGCGCCAGTCCGCGCCAGTCCGATGTGATGATTGTCGCTGGCACGTTGTGCAACAAAATGGCTCCTGCGCTGCGTAAAGTTTATGATCAGATGTCTGATCCCAAATATGTGATCTCGATGGGATCATGTGCCAATGGCGGCGGCTATTATCATTATAGCTATTCCGTTGTCCGCGGATGTGACCGGATTGTGCCGGTAGATATCTATATCCCGGGTTGTCCGCCAACCGCAGAGGCATTGCTTTACGGCATCATGCAATTACAACGCAAAATTCGCCGTATCGGGACGTTAGAGCGTTAA
- a CDS encoding NADH-quinone oxidoreductase subunit C produces the protein MAHSAPTISSNDGVAARLAKSLGAAVIDTVEAYGEISFTVDRNKLPAVLTKLRDKHEYQQLMEIAGADYPDRAERFEVCYHLLSLTKNHRIRVKTSTDEDTPVPSVTGIWPVAGWLEREVFDMFGVLFDGNPDLRRILTDYGFQGHPFRKDFPLTGYVELRYSEEAKRVVYEPVKLAQDFRSFDFMSPWEGADYILPGDEKVGGEAPPPTPKTTEQKSDTGAGKRANKQAAKTSKKDEAPVKKPAPKRTKSGTSKAAPSKKAAPKGKS, from the coding sequence ATGGCCCATAGCGCTCCCACAATTTCCAGCAACGACGGCGTTGCTGCCAGGCTTGCCAAATCTCTCGGAGCTGCCGTGATCGATACGGTTGAGGCCTATGGTGAAATCAGTTTTACCGTTGATCGCAATAAGCTTCCTGCGGTGCTCACCAAGTTGCGCGACAAGCATGAATATCAGCAACTTATGGAAATAGCTGGTGCCGATTATCCCGATCGTGCGGAGCGCTTTGAAGTTTGTTACCATTTGCTCAGCCTGACCAAAAACCACCGCATAAGAGTGAAAACGTCCACAGACGAAGATACACCGGTTCCATCGGTTACCGGTATATGGCCAGTCGCCGGTTGGCTGGAGCGGGAAGTATTCGATATGTTTGGTGTGCTGTTTGACGGCAATCCTGATTTGCGGCGCATACTCACCGACTATGGTTTTCAGGGCCATCCGTTCCGTAAGGATTTCCCGCTAACCGGCTATGTGGAACTGCGTTATTCGGAAGAAGCCAAGCGGGTTGTTTATGAACCGGTGAAACTGGCGCAGGATTTCCGCAGCTTTGACTTTATGTCGCCCTGGGAAGGCGCGGATTATATTCTTCCGGGTGATGAGAAAGTTGGAGGCGAAGCACCACCACCAACCCCGAAGACTACCGAACAGAAGAGCGATACAGGCGCCGGCAAGCGGGCGAACAAGCAGGCCGCGAAAACTTCGAAGAAGGATGAAGCGCCTGTCAAAAAGCCCGCACCCAAGCGAACCAAGTCGGGAACAAGCAAAGCTGCACCGTCAAAAAAAGCCGCACCGAAAGGTAAAAGCTGA
- a CDS encoding NADH-quinone oxidoreductase subunit D, which yields MSDYLDEMEHITDEADPTVGDVEIQNYTINFGPQHPAAHGVLRMVMELDGEIVERIDPHVGLLHRGTEKLIEHKTYLQALPYFDRLDYASPLAQEYSYVLAIEKLLDLEVPLRAQYLRVFFAELTRFGNHMMNIGAHIMDVGAMTPFLWLTELREDCYTFFERASGARMHCAYFRPGGVHQDVPLKLLTDIADWLDTKMPELFEDAMSLVVDNRIFKQRNVDIAVVSKEDAIAWGFSGPMIRAAGIPWDLRKSQPYDVYDRMDFDVPVGTNGDCYDRFMCRVEEVRQSVRIMKQCLAEMPEGPIASTDRKIVPPKRAEMKQSMEALIHHFKLYTEGFHVPAGEVYVATESPKGEFGVYLVSDGSNKPYRCKIRPTAFSHLQAMDFMAKGHMLPDVTAILGAMDIVFGECDR from the coding sequence ATGTCTGACTATCTCGACGAAATGGAACATATCACGGACGAAGCCGACCCCACCGTCGGCGACGTAGAAATCCAGAATTACACGATCAACTTCGGCCCGCAACATCCCGCCGCGCACGGCGTTTTACGCATGGTCATGGAGCTTGATGGCGAAATCGTAGAGCGTATCGACCCGCATGTCGGCTTGCTCCACCGTGGCACCGAAAAGCTAATTGAGCATAAGACCTATTTGCAGGCGCTTCCTTATTTTGACCGGCTCGATTATGCCTCTCCGCTGGCGCAGGAATATAGCTATGTGCTGGCGATCGAGAAGCTGCTCGATCTCGAAGTACCGCTGCGAGCACAATATTTGCGGGTGTTCTTTGCCGAGCTAACCCGTTTCGGCAATCACATGATGAACATCGGCGCGCATATCATGGATGTTGGCGCGATGACGCCGTTCCTCTGGCTCACTGAACTGCGCGAAGATTGCTACACATTTTTTGAACGCGCGAGCGGTGCGCGGATGCACTGTGCCTATTTCCGCCCCGGCGGCGTGCATCAGGATGTGCCGCTGAAACTGCTGACCGATATCGCTGACTGGCTTGATACCAAAATGCCGGAGCTGTTTGAAGATGCGATGAGCCTGGTCGTCGATAACCGCATATTCAAGCAGCGCAATGTCGATATCGCGGTGGTGTCCAAGGAAGACGCGATTGCATGGGGCTTTTCCGGCCCGATGATCCGCGCGGCGGGCATCCCCTGGGATTTGCGCAAGTCGCAGCCTTATGATGTCTATGACCGGATGGATTTTGACGTGCCGGTTGGCACCAATGGTGATTGCTATGACCGGTTTATGTGCCGGGTTGAAGAAGTGCGGCAAAGCGTGCGGATCATGAAGCAGTGTCTGGCCGAAATGCCGGAAGGGCCGATTGCGAGCACAGACCGCAAGATTGTCCCGCCCAAGCGCGCCGAGATGAAACAGTCGATGGAAGCGCTGATCCATCATTTTAAGCTCTATACCGAAGGCTTCCACGTTCCTGCCGGTGAAGTTTACGTCGCGACCGAAAGCCCCAAGGGCGAATTTGGTGTCTATCTGGTCAGTGACGGCAGCAACAAACCCTATCGCTGCAAAATCCGCCCGACGGCGTTTTCGCATTTGCAGGCGATGGATTTTATGGCCAAGGGACACATGCTGCCGGACGTCACCGCCATTTTGGGCGCGATGGATATCGTGTTCGGGGAGTGTGACCGGTGA